A stretch of DNA from Catenulispora acidiphila DSM 44928:
CGGCGTCATGACGGTACCGGGCAGGGCGTCACGCGGCCCGCGAACCTGCTTGTGCTCGCCGCGGTCGCGGTCGGGCTCGCCGCCTCGGCGGTGGCGACCGACCGGATGGGACTGCACCAGATCTTCGGCGCCTTCCTGTTCGGCGTGGTGCTGCCGCGCGAAGGAGTCGCGGCGGTGCGTGAGCGCGCCCTGCCGTGGATCACGAAAGTCAGCGCCCTGCTGCTGTTGCCGGTCTTCTTCATCGTCGCCGGCTTCAAGGTCGATCTGCGCCACCTCGACGGCACCGACGTCGGCGAGCTGGCGTTGATCCTGCTGGTCGCGATCGGCGGCAAGCTGCTCGGCGGCTTCGGCGCGGCGCGTGCCCTCGGGGTCAGCCGGCGGCACTCCGCGGTCCTGGCCGTGCTGCTGGACACCCGCGGGCTCACCGAGCTGATCGCGCTGTCGGTCGGCGTCCAGGCCGGCGTGCTCGACGCCCGACTCAATGCCCTGATGGTGGTGATGGCCGTGGTCACCACCACCCTGACCGGCGTGCTGCTGCGCCGGGTCTATCCCCCCGAACGCGTGCGCCTCGACGCCGAGCGCGCCCGTGCCGACCATCCCCGCATCCGACAGGAGCCGACACCATGAACCCCTTCGACGATCCCGAGGGCACCTTCCTCGTCCTCGTCAACGACGAGGAGCAGCACTCGCTGTGGCCGGCGCACCTCGACGTCCCGGCCGGCTGGCGCGGCGTCCACGGCTCGGACACGCGTGAGGCGTGCCTGGCGTACGTGGAGGAGCACTGGACCGACCTGCGGCCGCTGAGCGCGCGGTGAGACGCGGGTGACCGCGATGTCCCCGAAGCCCGCGGCGTTCTCTGCTTCCGGCGGCGGGTCCCGCCCCGCCGCCGCGAAGTCCCGCTGGCTGCCGCGCGCCCCGTCGCCCGCGGCAGCCGCCCGCGTCTTCGCCATCCCCTACGCGGGCTGCGGCGCCGGGCTGTACCGCAACTGGCCGCGCGGACGCGGCGCCGTGGAGTTCCTGCCGGTCGAGCTCCCCGGCCGCGAGACCCGGCTCGGCGAGCCGATGCCGGGCTCGTTCCAGGAGCTCGGCGCGGCGCTGGTCGAGGGGATCGCGCCGTATCTGGACGTACCCTTCGCATTGTTCGGGCACTGTTGGTCGGCGCTGGCGGCGTACGAGGCGGCGGTGCAGCTGGCGCTGGCCGGACTGCCCGCGCCGAGCCGGCTGTTCGTCTCTTCCCAAGTCGCACCCCAGGACGGACCGGTTGGGCGGATGCTGGGGATGGCGCAGGAGGAGATGGCCGAGGAGCTGGCGACGACTATCAGGGCCCTGGGTGGGCAGCCGCATCCGGAGCTGCTGGCGATCTACGCCGAGGTGCTGCGCGCTGATGTGGACGTCAGCAAGCGCTACATCGTGCCCGATCCGCCGCGGCTGTCCTGCCCCATCACCGCGATCGGCTGGAGTCAGGACACTGAGGTCCCGGCGGACCGGATGGCAGGTTGGACGGCTTGCGGCAGCACCGTCTTCGAGGTCTTCCAAGGACACCATCACCGGTTCCTGGACGCGCCTCCGGAACTGATCGGGATGCTGGGCGCGGACGTGGGGGTCTGATGGGCGGCGAGACGAGGATCGGCGACGCACAGGACGGCGACCGGTGGTTCAAACGCTTCCGCCGCGGCAGCTCCTCCGACGTCCGGCTGTTCTGCCTGCACCACGCGGGCGGCACAGCGGCCCTATTCCGCGACTGGCCGCGACTGCTGCCCCCGGAGATCGAACCGGTCGCCGTCCAATTCCCAGGACGCGCCGACCGGTTCCGCGAAACACCGCTGCGAACCATGCGCGATCTGGTGGACGCCCTACTGCCGGCGATCCTGCCCTGGCTGGACCGCCCCTACGCCTTCTTCGGCCTGAGCATGGGCGCCAAGTCCTCATGGGCCCTCACCCACGCCCTCCGCGAAACCGACGCCCCACTCCCACTGGCCCTATACCTGGCGAGCGCAGCCGCCCCAGCACTGGTCGAAGGCCGCACCGACTGGGACAACCTCGCCGACACCGAACTCGTCGCCTACCTCACCAGCATGGAAGGCACCCCACCCGAAGTGCTGGAACACCCCGAACTCCTACAGATGCTGTTGCCAACACTGCGCGCAGACCTCCAACTGATCGACACCTTCCGCTTCGAACCACAAAAACCCCTCGACCTCCCCATCCGAGCCTTCGCAGGCCTCGACGACGTCGAAGGCCCACCCACCCGCATGGCCGAATGGCGCACCGAAACCACCGGTCCCTTCACCCTCGACACCATCACCGGCGGCCACTTCTTCGACCCCCCCGGCCTGGCGCGCGTCACCAGAACGGTCGCCGAGGACCTGCTGCGCGAGGCCGACCGCGCGGGGTGGGAGTAGCGGGCTGCTCGAGCGGCGCGGGGCGGTGTGGTGCGCGAGCGGCTTGGCCGCGCCGGCTGCGGCTTTTGTGGTTTTCAGAAGCTTTTTACGGCTTCGCGCACGGTTTGATGGCCTCGCAGGGGGCGCAGTTCGGTGGTACGTGCCTGGCACGCTGGCGGCCGGCGGTTGCAGAGTGCCCCACCGCGCACACATAAACCATGAGCGA
This window harbors:
- a CDS encoding MbtH family protein, which translates into the protein MNPFDDPEGTFLVLVNDEEQHSLWPAHLDVPAGWRGVHGSDTREACLAYVEEHWTDLRPLSAR
- a CDS encoding thioesterase II family protein; amino-acid sequence: MSPKPAAFSASGGGSRPAAAKSRWLPRAPSPAAAARVFAIPYAGCGAGLYRNWPRGRGAVEFLPVELPGRETRLGEPMPGSFQELGAALVEGIAPYLDVPFALFGHCWSALAAYEAAVQLALAGLPAPSRLFVSSQVAPQDGPVGRMLGMAQEEMAEELATTIRALGGQPHPELLAIYAEVLRADVDVSKRYIVPDPPRLSCPITAIGWSQDTEVPADRMAGWTACGSTVFEVFQGHHHRFLDAPPELIGMLGADVGV
- a CDS encoding thioesterase II family protein, yielding MGGETRIGDAQDGDRWFKRFRRGSSSDVRLFCLHHAGGTAALFRDWPRLLPPEIEPVAVQFPGRADRFRETPLRTMRDLVDALLPAILPWLDRPYAFFGLSMGAKSSWALTHALRETDAPLPLALYLASAAAPALVEGRTDWDNLADTELVAYLTSMEGTPPEVLEHPELLQMLLPTLRADLQLIDTFRFEPQKPLDLPIRAFAGLDDVEGPPTRMAEWRTETTGPFTLDTITGGHFFDPPGLARVTRTVAEDLLREADRAGWE